Proteins encoded within one genomic window of Oryza glaberrima chromosome 12, OglaRS2, whole genome shotgun sequence:
- the LOC127756735 gene encoding naringenin 7-O-methyltransferase, with protein sequence MGDRVSHRHETINAGGGDDDDQACMYALELLGGSVVSMTLKAAIELGLVDELLAAAGAAVTAEELAARLRLPAAAAGAAVDRMLRLLASYGVVRCATEAGPDGKARRSYAAAPVCKWLAAGSSGEGSMAPLGLLNLDKVFMENWYYLKEAVSEGGTAFDKAYGMPMFQYLAQDGNEPSNTLFNQAMASHSVVITNKLLQFFRGFDDGAGVDVLVDVGGGTGATLRMITARHPHLRGVNYDLPHVIAQAPPVEGVEHVGGSMFDHVPSGSAILLKWILHLWGDEECVKILKNCYKALPAKGKVILVEYVLPASPEATLAAQEAFRLDVMMLNRLAGGKERTQQEFTDLAVDAGFSGDCKPTYIFTNVWALEFTK encoded by the exons ATGGGAGACAGAGTGAGCCACCGTCACGAGACGAtcaacgccggcggcggcgacgacgacgaccaggcTTGCATGTACGCGCTGGAGCTCCTGGGAGGGTCGGTCGTCTCCATGACACTCAAGGCGGCGATCGAGCTCGGCCtcgtcgacgagctcctcgccgccgccggcgccgccgtgaccGCGGAGGAGCTAGCTGCGCGGCTGCGGctccccgcggccgccgcgggggcggcggtggaccGCATGCTGCGGCTCCTCGCCTCGTACGGCGTCGTCAGGTGCGCAACGGAGGCCGGGCCTGACGGCAAGGCCCGCCGGAGCTACGCCGCGGCGCCGGTGTGCAAATGGCTCGCCGCCGGGAGCAGCGGTGAGGGGTCCATGGCTCCGCTTGGGCTGCTCAACCTCGACAAGGTGTTCATGGAGAACTG GTACTACCTGAAGGAGGCAGTGTCGGAGGGAGGGACAGCATTCGACAAGGCGTACGGCATGCCCATGTTCCAGTACCTGGCCCAGGACGGCAACGAGCCCTCCAACACGCTCTTCAACCAGGCCATGGCCAGCCACTCCGTCGTCATCACCAACAAGCTGCTCCAATTCTTCCGCGGcttcgacgacggcgccggcgtggatgtgctcgtcgacgtcggcggcggcaccggcgccaCGCTGCGGATGATCACCGCTCGCCATCCTCACCTGCGTGGCGTCAACTACGACCTTCCCCATGTCATCGCGCAGGCGCCGCCAGTTGAAG GTGTGGAGCATGTTGGAGGCAGCATGTTTGACCATGTTCCCAGTGGAAGCGCAATCTTGCTCAAG TggattctgcacttgtgggggGACGAGGAGTGCGTGAAGATCCTGAAGAACTGCTACAAGGCGCTGCCGGCGAAGGGGAAGGTGATCTTGGTGGAGTACGTGCTCCCGGCGAGCCCGGAGGCGACGCTGGCGGCGCAGGAAGCGTTCCGGCTCGACGTCATGATGCTgaaccgcctcgccggcggcaaggagAGGACGCAGCAGGAGTTcaccgacctcgccgtcgacgccggctTCTCCGGCGACTGCAAGCCTACCTACATCTTCACCAACGTCTGGGCTCTCGAGTTCACAAAGTAA